From the genome of Geobacter sp. SVR, one region includes:
- the cas4 gene encoding CRISPR-associated protein Cas4 — protein MADPTDPIPISALEHYAYCPRQCALIHVEQVWDENLYTMRGRDVHERVDEISGHDVGGVRYERALPIWCSKLSLVGKADLVEFHDDIPYPVEYKSGRRKRGAPETLQLCAQAMCLEEMFGVPVSAGAIFWHASRERREIVFTDAMRGQVEGVTASVRGMLEQRITPSPVNDQRCEHCSLRESCLPTVVAERQRFHRTAAKLFEKE, from the coding sequence ATGGCTGATCCCACCGACCCCATCCCCATTTCTGCCTTGGAACATTACGCCTACTGCCCGCGCCAGTGCGCGCTGATCCATGTGGAGCAGGTGTGGGATGAAAACCTGTACACCATGCGCGGCCGGGATGTGCACGAGCGGGTGGACGAAATCTCGGGACATGATGTGGGAGGCGTCCGCTATGAGCGGGCGCTTCCCATCTGGTGTAGCAAGCTGAGTCTTGTCGGTAAGGCAGACTTGGTTGAATTCCATGATGATATTCCCTACCCGGTGGAGTACAAATCGGGCCGTCGCAAACGGGGCGCGCCGGAAACGTTGCAGCTCTGTGCCCAAGCCATGTGCCTGGAGGAGATGTTCGGCGTGCCGGTATCCGCCGGTGCTATCTTCTGGCACGCTTCGCGTGAACGCCGGGAGATCGTGTTCACGGATGCCATGCGAGGACAGGTGGAGGGGGTGACGGCATCGGTGCGTGGGATGCTGGAACAACGCATTACCCCGTCTCCGGTGAATGATCAACGATGTGAGCACTGCTCGCTCCGCGAATCGTGCCTGCCCACCGTGGTGGCCGAGCGGCAGCGCTTTCACCGGACAGCCGCCAAACTCTTTGAAAAGGAGTGA
- a CDS encoding virulence RhuM family protein, whose product MKKQKNLTPPPGDFLLYQTEDGNTKIEVRLRDETVWLSLNQMAELFQVDKSGISRHLKNIFDTGELQAESVVANFATTAADGKTYQVDHYNLDAIISVGYRVNSLRGTQFRIWATQRLREYIIKGFAMDDERLKRGGGGNYFDELLARIRDIRSSEKVFWRKVLDIYVTSIDYDPSADASHQFFATIQNKMHWATHGQTAAEIIHGRADAAKPNMGLTVWEGDTPRKADAVVAKNYLDQQELDVLNRIVNSYLEFAELQALSRRPMYMLDWIAKLDDFLKLSGRDILIHSGRVSHEEAVSKAHAEYERYRREQLKEPSRAERDFLEAVKQIESNRKGKKNG is encoded by the coding sequence ATGAAAAAACAGAAAAACCTTACTCCCCCCCCCGGCGACTTCCTCCTCTACCAGACCGAGGACGGGAACACCAAAATTGAGGTACGGCTCCGGGATGAAACAGTCTGGCTGTCGCTCAATCAAATGGCCGAGCTGTTTCAGGTGGATAAATCCGGCATCAGCCGTCACCTGAAAAACATCTTCGATACCGGAGAATTACAGGCAGAGTCAGTTGTTGCAAATTTTGCAACAACTGCCGCCGACGGCAAGACCTATCAAGTAGATCACTATAACCTCGATGCCATCATATCCGTCGGTTACCGGGTCAATAGCCTGCGCGGCACCCAGTTCCGTATCTGGGCCACCCAGCGGTTGCGGGAGTACATCATCAAGGGTTTTGCCATGGACGACGAGCGGCTGAAGCGGGGCGGAGGTGGCAACTACTTTGATGAGCTGCTGGCCCGTATCCGCGACATCCGCTCGTCTGAAAAGGTCTTCTGGCGAAAGGTGCTGGACATTTACGTCACCAGCATCGATTACGATCCCTCTGCCGATGCGTCGCACCAGTTCTTCGCCACCATCCAGAACAAGATGCACTGGGCCACCCACGGACAGACCGCCGCCGAGATTATCCACGGTCGTGCCGATGCCGCCAAGCCCAATATGGGACTTACTGTGTGGGAAGGCGATACGCCGCGTAAGGCCGATGCCGTGGTGGCTAAAAACTATCTTGACCAGCAGGAACTGGACGTCCTCAACAGGATTGTGAACTCGTACCTGGAATTCGCCGAATTGCAGGCACTTTCCCGTAGGCCGATGTACATGCTCGATTGGATAGCCAAGCTGGATGATTTTCTGAAACTTTCCGGCCGGGATATTCTGATCCACTCCGGCAGAGTCAGTCATGAGGAGGCAGTGTCAAAGGCCCATGCCGAGTATGAACGGTACCGACGGGAACAGTTGAAGGAGCCATCCCGTGCGGAACGGGATTTCCTGGAAGCGGTGAAGCAGATCGAATCAAACCGGAAAGGGAAAAAGAATGGCTGA
- the cas7c gene encoding type I-C CRISPR-associated protein Cas7/Csd2 encodes MTAIANRYEFALLFDVQNGNPNGDPDAGNMPRVDPETGHGLVTDVCLKRKIRNHVALTKEGAEGFNIYVQEKSVLNQTNEMAYKAFELKPEAKKLPKSEADARNVTGWMCANFYDIRSFGAVMTTEVNCGQVRGPVQLAFSKSIEPIMSQEVSITRMAVTNERDLEKERTMGRKHIVPYGLYVAHGFVSASLAERTGFGEADLDLLWNALINMFEHDRSAARGMMSSQKLYVFKHRDKLGNAPAHKLFELIDITRKNGSEGPARSFKDYVVTIGAAPEGVEIIEKL; translated from the coding sequence ATGACTGCTATCGCCAATCGTTACGAATTTGCTCTGTTGTTCGATGTCCAAAACGGCAACCCCAACGGCGACCCCGATGCTGGCAACATGCCGCGCGTCGATCCCGAAACCGGCCATGGCTTGGTGACCGATGTCTGCCTGAAACGGAAAATCCGCAATCATGTGGCGCTCACCAAGGAAGGGGCCGAAGGCTTCAATATTTACGTGCAGGAAAAGTCGGTGCTCAACCAGACCAACGAGATGGCTTACAAGGCATTTGAACTGAAACCTGAAGCCAAGAAGCTGCCCAAGTCCGAGGCGGATGCCCGGAACGTCACCGGCTGGATGTGCGCGAACTTTTACGATATCCGCAGCTTTGGCGCGGTCATGACCACGGAGGTGAATTGTGGGCAGGTGCGCGGGCCGGTGCAGTTGGCGTTCTCCAAGAGTATCGAGCCGATCATGTCGCAGGAAGTCAGCATCACCCGCATGGCGGTGACCAACGAGAGGGATCTGGAAAAAGAGAGAACCATGGGGCGCAAGCACATCGTCCCGTACGGTCTATATGTGGCCCACGGCTTTGTCTCCGCATCGCTGGCGGAAAGAACCGGTTTTGGTGAAGCGGATTTGGACTTGCTCTGGAATGCATTGATCAATATGTTCGAGCATGACCGCTCGGCCGCCCGTGGAATGATGAGCAGTCAGAAACTTTATGTTTTCAAACACCGGGATAAGCTCGGTAACGCTCCGGCCCACAAGCTTTTTGAGCTGATCGATATCACGCGCAAGAATGGCTCGGAAGGTCCCGCGCGTTCCTTCAAGGATTACGTCGTCACTATTGGTGCGGCACCTGAAGGAGTGGAAATTATCGAGAAATTGTAA
- the cas8c gene encoding type I-C CRISPR-associated protein Cas8c/Csd1, protein MILHALNSYYERMLTTPDSGMPAFGTSIENISFALVLGEDGSLRGVEPLYELDGKKPRPRKMPVPAAVTRTSGIKANFLWDKASYVFGADGDGPTDANRQRFTAFGDFLHDVGKDLEDPGFRAVQRFVQTWDCERSQEVIARYLPWEEVCGANLVFRLDGIPGYIHDRQPVQHAWLAYGQRATDTPLVQCLITGEHDAPLARVHTPIKGVRGGQTSGGYIVSFNASAFVSYDQDKASVAESSAFAYTTALNALLTSESRQKIVIGDATYVFWAACSNPVETFFADLFDPPAETAEAAATQDDQQTTTALRGLLKAIRDGRKAADFLPDLDDDVQFYILGLAPNAARLSIRFWEANSLGALLERVGKHYEQLNIVRQFDNEPDFPPLWRLLCQTATLSKPENVSPVLAGAMARAILTGAYYPQNLLPVVLDRIRAEHNVTYYRAALLKAYLMRNKQKEVPVSLDPNRTDRPYLLGRLFAVLEKAQEEAIPGANATIKDRYLAAAAATPGLVFHMLQKNSTNHIAKLKKDPEKKGRAFYYEAMTQDIIAGFADYPKTMKAEEQGLFMIGYYHQRKDFYTKKTQEV, encoded by the coding sequence ATGATTCTGCATGCCCTCAACAGCTATTACGAACGAATGCTCACCACCCCCGATTCCGGAATGCCTGCTTTCGGCACCAGTATCGAAAATATCTCGTTTGCTCTTGTGCTTGGCGAAGACGGCTCGTTGCGGGGAGTGGAGCCGCTTTATGAGCTGGACGGCAAGAAGCCGCGACCCCGTAAAATGCCGGTTCCGGCTGCTGTTACCCGAACATCGGGGATAAAGGCCAACTTCCTTTGGGACAAGGCTTCCTATGTGTTCGGCGCCGATGGAGATGGCCCGACCGATGCGAACCGGCAACGTTTCACCGCCTTTGGAGATTTTCTGCACGATGTCGGTAAGGACCTGGAAGATCCAGGCTTCCGGGCGGTCCAACGGTTTGTTCAGACGTGGGATTGTGAGCGCTCCCAAGAAGTGATTGCTCGTTATCTGCCGTGGGAGGAAGTCTGTGGCGCCAACCTGGTTTTTCGCCTGGATGGCATTCCCGGCTATATCCACGACCGTCAGCCGGTACAGCATGCCTGGCTCGCATATGGCCAGCGCGCCACTGATACACCTCTGGTCCAGTGCTTGATTACCGGCGAACACGATGCTCCGTTGGCGCGGGTGCATACGCCGATCAAGGGGGTTCGCGGCGGGCAGACCTCGGGCGGGTATATCGTGTCGTTCAATGCCTCGGCCTTTGTCTCCTACGACCAGGATAAGGCATCCGTTGCCGAATCCTCCGCCTTTGCCTACACGACGGCCTTGAATGCATTGCTGACCAGTGAAAGCCGCCAGAAGATCGTCATTGGCGATGCCACTTATGTTTTCTGGGCCGCGTGCAGCAATCCGGTGGAAACCTTTTTTGCCGATCTCTTCGACCCACCCGCGGAAACGGCGGAAGCCGCTGCAACGCAGGACGACCAACAGACAACAACTGCACTTCGGGGACTTCTGAAAGCGATCCGTGACGGCCGCAAGGCTGCCGACTTTCTGCCTGATCTGGATGACGACGTCCAGTTTTACATTCTCGGGCTTGCCCCCAATGCCGCCCGCCTGTCGATCCGCTTCTGGGAGGCAAACAGTCTGGGAGCCCTGCTGGAACGCGTTGGCAAACACTACGAACAACTCAACATCGTGCGTCAGTTCGACAATGAGCCGGATTTCCCCCCACTCTGGCGTCTGCTCTGTCAAACCGCAACGCTGAGCAAACCGGAGAACGTCTCGCCGGTTTTGGCCGGCGCCATGGCTCGCGCCATTCTGACCGGAGCTTACTATCCCCAGAATCTGTTACCCGTGGTGCTGGATCGTATTCGGGCCGAGCACAACGTCACCTATTACCGCGCCGCGCTGTTGAAAGCGTATCTGATGCGCAATAAACAAAAGGAGGTTCCCGTGTCTCTCGACCCCAACCGGACCGACCGGCCTTACCTGCTGGGGCGGCTTTTTGCCGTGCTTGAAAAGGCCCAGGAAGAAGCCATACCCGGTGCCAATGCCACCATCAAGGATCGATATCTGGCGGCGGCAGCGGCCACGCCGGGCTTGGTTTTCCATATGCTGCAGAAGAATTCTACTAACCACATCGCCAAGCTGAAGAAAGATCCGGAAAAGAAAGGCAGGGCCTTTTATTACGAGGCCATGACCCAGGACATCATCGCCGGGTTTGCCGATTATCCCAAAACCATGAAAGCCGAGGAGCAGGGGCTGTTCATGATCGGTTACTATCATCAGCGCAAAGACTTCTATACCAAGAAAACTCAGGAGGTTTAA
- the cas5c gene encoding type I-C CRISPR-associated protein Cas5c — translation MANGIKLRVWGDYACFTRPEMKVERVSYDVMTPSAARGILEAIHWKPAIRWVVDRIHVLRPIRFDNVRRNEVSSKIPKPNPATAMRDKKPLYFLVDDGNNRQQRAATLLRDVEYVIEAHFELTDKAGPDDNRAKHMDIFGRRARKGQFFHQPSLGCREFPASFELVEDAPPVSCYAGQNKDLGYMLLDIDFANNMTPLFFRAQMENGIISPPSPLSPEVRA, via the coding sequence ATGGCGAATGGTATCAAACTGCGGGTATGGGGCGATTATGCCTGCTTCACCCGGCCAGAAATGAAGGTCGAGAGGGTTTCCTACGACGTGATGACCCCCTCGGCAGCACGGGGCATCCTGGAGGCCATCCATTGGAAGCCCGCGATCCGCTGGGTGGTCGACCGGATTCATGTGTTGCGTCCCATCAGGTTCGACAACGTGCGGCGCAACGAAGTAAGTTCCAAAATCCCGAAGCCGAATCCTGCAACTGCCATGCGGGACAAAAAGCCGCTCTATTTCCTGGTGGATGACGGTAACAACCGCCAGCAGCGGGCTGCCACCCTGCTGCGCGATGTGGAGTATGTCATCGAGGCGCATTTCGAGTTGACCGACAAAGCCGGACCCGATGACAACCGGGCAAAGCACATGGATATTTTCGGGCGGCGGGCCAGGAAGGGGCAATTCTTTCATCAGCCCTCGCTGGGATGCCGCGAGTTTCCGGCCTCCTTCGAACTGGTCGAGGATGCGCCGCCAGTTTCCTGCTACGCCGGACAAAACAAGGATTTGGGGTACATGCTGCTGGACATCGATTTTGCCAACAACATGACCCCGCTTTTTTTCCGGGCTCAGATGGAGAACGGCATCATTTCGCCTCCGTCGCCTCTCTCGCCGGAGGTTCGCGCATGA
- the cas3 gene encoding CRISPR-associated helicase Cas3': MEFYAHSTHVPDKSNWQPLSEHLQEVARMASEFAATFEAGDWGRVAALLHDAGKATMDFIKRLEGSHIRVDHSTFGARLAQERAGRLGLLLSYVIAGHHGGLPDGGSQEGELHHRLKHGKIPPDVMLLPEAEIKQDLALPFTLDRDLGGFSLSFFTRMVYSCLVDADFLDTEGFVSPIKKSERLTTNPEQMSGLKASLDTHLAALLEQAEPTKVNRVRQAILTQCRAKAGLPPQIFSLTVPTGGGKTLSSLAFALDHAVANKLRRVIYAIPFTSIIEQNARVFQEILGNDQVLEHHCNYKESNDPEEAAYNRRRGLAAENWDAPLVVTTNVQFFESLFSNKPSRCRKLHNIAGSVIVLDEAQAIPTEYLEPCLAALRELVAHYNCSVVLCTATQPALDNAKLRTALHDIHEIIINPQQFYDDLIRTQVHFTGKLTDSALGAKIDAEPHVLCIVPTKPQARALFEQLSQRDGTYHLSTNMYPEHRRRALSEIRARLKAGMCCRVIATSLVEAGVDLDFPVVYRAMAGLDSIAQAAGRCNREGKMNDQGKLGQVYVYEPEKSPRMPWLKRCMSRAAETLRALPDADPLGLEAMRRYFELLYDVQELDKKQLVSRLNQLTKDLYFPFREVAGEFRFIEDETIGVIVPVEPAAKKLVEELRHTEYPRTTQRKLQQYSVALRSREFAALEGAGALEMVRGEFPVLRNVAAYREDVGICIEGGDIWQAEDLIC, from the coding sequence ATGGAATTTTACGCGCATTCGACACATGTACCAGACAAATCCAACTGGCAACCACTTAGCGAGCACTTGCAGGAAGTTGCCCGGATGGCGAGTGAATTTGCGGCGACTTTCGAGGCTGGAGACTGGGGGCGCGTTGCCGCTCTACTGCACGATGCCGGGAAAGCAACCATGGATTTTATCAAGCGGCTCGAAGGGAGTCACATAAGGGTCGACCACTCGACATTCGGGGCGCGTTTGGCCCAGGAGAGGGCTGGCCGGCTTGGCCTGCTGCTGTCCTACGTTATTGCCGGGCATCATGGCGGATTGCCGGACGGCGGTTCGCAGGAGGGCGAACTTCACCATCGGCTCAAACACGGCAAGATTCCGCCGGATGTAATGTTACTTCCTGAAGCCGAGATCAAACAGGATCTTGCCCTGCCATTCACGCTGGACAGGGATTTAGGCGGGTTCAGTCTGTCGTTCTTTACGCGCATGGTGTACTCGTGTCTGGTCGACGCGGATTTTCTCGATACCGAAGGTTTCGTATCACCGATAAAGAAGTCGGAACGGCTGACGACTAACCCGGAACAAATGTCCGGACTCAAGGCATCGCTTGACACCCATCTTGCCGCGTTACTGGAGCAGGCCGAGCCAACCAAGGTCAATCGCGTACGGCAGGCAATATTGACGCAATGTCGTGCCAAGGCCGGGCTGCCACCACAAATCTTTTCCCTGACGGTTCCAACCGGCGGGGGCAAGACTCTCTCTTCTCTCGCCTTCGCCCTTGATCATGCGGTTGCCAACAAGCTGCGCCGGGTGATTTACGCCATACCCTTTACCTCGATCATCGAGCAGAACGCCAGGGTGTTTCAGGAAATCCTTGGTAACGATCAGGTGTTGGAGCATCACTGCAATTACAAAGAGAGCAATGACCCCGAAGAGGCGGCTTACAACCGAAGACGGGGGCTGGCGGCGGAGAACTGGGATGCCCCTCTCGTGGTCACCACCAATGTGCAGTTTTTCGAATCGCTCTTCAGCAACAAACCATCCCGCTGCCGTAAACTGCACAACATTGCCGGAAGCGTAATCGTACTCGACGAGGCACAGGCAATTCCGACCGAATACCTTGAACCATGCCTGGCAGCCTTACGCGAGCTGGTTGCCCATTACAACTGCTCGGTGGTGCTCTGCACCGCTACCCAACCGGCGCTGGACAATGCCAAGTTGCGCACCGCTTTGCATGATATCCACGAAATCATCATAAACCCGCAGCAGTTCTATGACGATTTGATCCGTACCCAGGTGCATTTCACCGGTAAGCTCACCGATAGCGCCCTCGGTGCAAAAATAGATGCGGAACCACACGTTCTCTGCATCGTGCCCACCAAGCCGCAGGCCCGCGCTCTGTTCGAACAACTCAGCCAACGTGACGGAACATACCACCTGTCAACCAACATGTACCCGGAACATCGTCGGCGGGCGCTGAGCGAAATACGTGCCAGACTGAAAGCTGGAATGTGTTGCCGGGTTATCGCGACTTCATTGGTGGAAGCCGGTGTGGATCTCGACTTTCCGGTGGTTTATCGAGCCATGGCCGGTCTTGACTCCATCGCCCAAGCAGCGGGACGGTGCAACCGAGAAGGGAAAATGAACGATCAGGGAAAGCTTGGCCAGGTCTATGTCTATGAACCGGAAAAGTCGCCCCGCATGCCCTGGCTCAAGCGCTGTATGTCCCGTGCTGCGGAAACCTTGCGGGCATTGCCGGATGCCGATCCCTTGGGGTTGGAAGCGATGCGGCGCTATTTCGAATTGCTGTACGACGTTCAGGAACTGGACAAAAAACAACTTGTGTCGCGTCTGAATCAACTTACCAAAGATCTCTATTTCCCGTTTCGGGAGGTTGCCGGCGAATTCCGGTTTATCGAGGACGAAACCATTGGGGTCATCGTGCCTGTCGAACCGGCGGCGAAAAAGTTGGTGGAGGAGTTGCGTCATACGGAATATCCGCGTACCACGCAACGGAAGCTGCAGCAATACAGCGTAGCGCTTCGCAGCAGGGAGTTTGCCGCTCTCGAAGGTGCCGGAGCGCTTGAGATGGTGCGAGGCGAGTTCCCGGTTCTGCGCAATGTGGCTGCATATCGAGAAGATGTGGGTATCTGCATTGAAGGAGGTGATATCTGGCAAGCCGAAGATCTGATCTGCTAG
- a CDS encoding OmpA family protein: MNKISHLLTTLLLVLCFASAALAEIRPGSFTLSGILGGYTFDGRQHLETRPVIGLRGGYNFTKYLGFEALFDYVPTEGTTDAGDTNVFRYGGEMLLHLLPDNRLVPYLAAGYGGITLDRDNGGSTTRGIFSAGPGVEYFLKDNVSLRGDFRVLLSDDQKTNADYEYTAGITYHFGGVRPAAAPVAAPAAPANVTPVPPPPPAETEKQAPGGEVGEGGPGGKIEEEAPLEEPPAAEPAPGKYKYCVTLHLEFDINRAEIRPEFHDEVAKVGTFMKENPSTSAVFEGHTDEVGSDEYNMELSKKRAEAVAAYLQREFGIDPGRMTTKGYGKTKPIADNSTDAGKQKNRRIEAAIDCVFDVKEHKPPERLCVSLQLEFDTNSAKIKPEFKDEIAKVGDYMKKYPSTTALIEGHTDNTGTPEVNRRLSQQRAESVVNYLVENFGIDRARLTAKGYGSSRRIAYNSTPEGRHANRRINAVIDCVAAP, encoded by the coding sequence GTGAACAAGATCTCACACCTGTTGACCACACTGCTCCTCGTCTTATGCTTCGCCTCGGCTGCCCTGGCCGAAATACGCCCCGGTTCGTTCACCCTTTCCGGCATCCTTGGAGGCTACACCTTCGACGGCAGGCAGCACCTGGAGACGCGGCCGGTGATCGGGCTGCGGGGAGGCTACAACTTCACCAAGTATCTCGGATTCGAAGCGCTGTTCGACTACGTTCCGACCGAAGGGACCACTGATGCCGGGGATACCAACGTTTTCCGCTACGGTGGCGAAATGCTGCTGCACCTCCTGCCCGACAACCGGCTGGTCCCCTACCTGGCGGCCGGCTACGGCGGCATCACGCTCGATCGGGACAACGGGGGCAGCACGACCCGCGGCATTTTCAGCGCCGGTCCGGGCGTCGAATATTTCCTCAAGGACAATGTGAGCCTGCGCGGGGACTTTCGGGTGCTATTGTCGGATGATCAAAAGACCAATGCGGATTACGAGTACACCGCCGGAATCACCTACCATTTCGGCGGCGTCCGGCCGGCTGCCGCGCCGGTCGCTGCACCGGCAGCTCCGGCCAACGTGACTCCTGTCCCTCCGCCACCACCGGCAGAAACTGAAAAGCAGGCTCCCGGAGGCGAGGTCGGAGAAGGCGGCCCCGGAGGCAAAATCGAGGAAGAGGCCCCGCTGGAAGAGCCGCCCGCGGCGGAACCGGCACCGGGCAAATACAAATACTGCGTTACCCTGCACCTGGAGTTCGACATCAACAGAGCCGAGATTCGCCCGGAGTTTCATGACGAGGTCGCCAAGGTCGGCACGTTCATGAAGGAGAATCCCTCCACATCGGCGGTGTTCGAGGGACACACCGACGAGGTCGGCAGCGACGAGTACAATATGGAGCTGTCCAAGAAACGCGCCGAGGCCGTGGCGGCATATCTCCAGCGCGAGTTCGGCATCGATCCGGGGCGCATGACCACCAAGGGGTACGGCAAGACCAAGCCGATCGCCGACAATTCCACCGATGCTGGCAAGCAGAAAAACCGCCGGATCGAGGCCGCGATCGATTGCGTCTTCGACGTGAAGGAACACAAGCCCCCCGAGCGGCTCTGCGTGTCGCTGCAACTGGAATTCGACACCAATTCGGCCAAAATCAAGCCCGAATTCAAGGATGAAATCGCGAAGGTAGGCGACTACATGAAGAAATATCCCTCCACGACTGCCTTGATCGAAGGGCATACCGACAATACCGGCACCCCGGAGGTCAACCGGCGGCTCTCCCAGCAGCGGGCCGAAAGCGTGGTGAACTACCTGGTCGAGAATTTCGGTATCGACCGCGCACGCCTGACTGCCAAGGGCTATGGTTCATCCCGGCGCATCGCCTACAACAGCACACCGGAAGGGAGACATGCGAACCGTCGGATCAATGCGGTGATCGACTGCGTGGCGGCACCCTAG
- a CDS encoding putative quinol monooxygenase, which yields MVNATIRMIVPRGKRKEVLQTIGDMLDSIRRERGCIGCNYYMDVEDENVFCLKEQWMTREDLDNHLRSESFDVLIGAMSLLSSEPDFMISTVQSTTGFGAIKGVRPRTA from the coding sequence ATGGTCAACGCCACCATCAGAATGATAGTGCCCCGCGGGAAGCGCAAGGAAGTCCTGCAGACGATCGGGGACATGCTTGATTCGATCCGGCGGGAGCGTGGCTGCATCGGCTGCAACTACTACATGGATGTGGAAGACGAAAACGTGTTCTGCCTCAAGGAGCAATGGATGACCCGTGAGGATCTGGACAACCACCTGAGATCCGAGTCCTTCGACGTGCTGATCGGGGCCATGAGCCTGCTCAGCTCCGAGCCGGACTTCATGATCAGCACGGTCCAGTCCACGACCGGGTTCGGGGCCATAAAGGGGGTGCGGCCACGCACTGCCTGA
- the gabD gene encoding NADP-dependent succinate-semialdehyde dehydrogenase, translating to MLKLKDSTLLKQLCYLDGRWQPADSGAAIDVTNPATGETLGTIPRMGSEETRRAIEAADRALPAWRARTAKERAVILRRWYELMMANQEDLAIIMTAEQGKPLAESRGEIAYAASFIEWFAEEGKRIYGDTIPAHAADKRIVVIKEPIGVCAAITPWNFPAAMITRKAGPALAAGCTMVVKPATATPFSALALAELGERAGIPAGVFSVVTGSASAIGNEMSANPIVRKLTFTGSTEIGKQLMAQCAATVKKVSLELGGNAPFIVFDDADLDAAVEGAIASKYRNTGQTCVCTNRLLVQAGVYDAFVGKLVAAVARMKVGDGLAGDFQQGPLIDMAAVEKMEEHISDAVGKGAKIVLGGKRHALGGSFFEPTVITDATAEMLVAREETFGPLAPVFKFTDDDEAIRLANDTEFGLASYFYSRDIGRVWKVAEALEYGMVGINTGLISTEIAPFGGMKESGIGREGSKYGIEEFIEVKYLCMGTIP from the coding sequence ATGCTGAAGCTCAAAGACTCCACCCTGCTGAAACAGCTCTGCTATCTGGACGGCCGCTGGCAACCGGCCGACAGCGGCGCCGCGATCGACGTGACCAACCCCGCCACCGGTGAGACACTGGGTACCATACCGCGCATGGGGAGCGAAGAGACCCGCCGCGCCATAGAGGCGGCCGACCGGGCCCTGCCGGCCTGGCGTGCCAGGACCGCCAAGGAGCGGGCCGTCATTCTGCGCCGCTGGTACGAACTGATGATGGCCAATCAGGAGGACCTGGCCATCATCATGACCGCCGAGCAGGGCAAACCCCTGGCCGAATCCCGGGGTGAGATCGCCTATGCAGCCTCGTTCATCGAGTGGTTTGCCGAAGAGGGCAAACGGATCTACGGCGACACCATCCCGGCCCACGCGGCGGACAAGCGCATCGTGGTGATCAAGGAACCGATCGGCGTTTGCGCGGCCATCACCCCCTGGAATTTTCCGGCCGCCATGATCACCCGCAAGGCAGGCCCGGCCCTGGCCGCCGGCTGCACCATGGTGGTCAAGCCCGCCACCGCCACCCCCTTCTCGGCCCTGGCCCTGGCTGAACTGGGGGAACGGGCCGGCATTCCCGCCGGGGTGTTCAGTGTCGTGACCGGCTCGGCTTCGGCCATCGGCAACGAGATGAGCGCCAACCCGATCGTGCGCAAGCTGACCTTCACCGGCTCTACCGAAATCGGCAAGCAGTTGATGGCCCAGTGCGCCGCCACGGTCAAAAAGGTGTCACTGGAGCTGGGGGGCAATGCCCCGTTCATCGTGTTCGACGATGCCGATCTGGATGCGGCCGTGGAGGGGGCTATTGCCTCCAAGTACCGCAATACCGGCCAGACCTGCGTCTGCACCAATCGCCTGCTGGTACAGGCCGGGGTGTACGACGCCTTTGTGGGGAAACTGGTGGCGGCCGTGGCCAGGATGAAGGTGGGCGACGGCCTGGCGGGCGATTTCCAGCAGGGGCCGCTGATCGATATGGCTGCCGTGGAAAAGATGGAAGAGCATATCTCCGATGCCGTCGGCAAGGGGGCGAAAATAGTCCTGGGGGGCAAGCGGCATGCGCTGGGGGGCAGTTTCTTCGAGCCGACCGTCATTACCGACGCCACCGCGGAGATGCTGGTGGCGCGGGAAGAGACCTTCGGTCCGCTGGCGCCGGTCTTCAAATTCACCGACGACGACGAAGCCATCCGTCTGGCCAATGACACCGAATTCGGACTGGCATCCTACTTCTACAGCCGCGACATCGGCCGGGTCTGGAAGGTGGCCGAGGCGTTGGAATACGGCATGGTCGGCATCAATACCGGGCTGATTTCAACGGAGATAGCCCCCTTTGGGGGTATGAAGGAATCGGGCATCGGCCGGGAAGGTTCCAAGTACGGCATCGAGGAATTCATCGAGGTCAAGTATCTGTGCATGGGCACTATCCCGTGA